In the Bos javanicus breed banteng chromosome 28, ARS-OSU_banteng_1.0, whole genome shotgun sequence genome, one interval contains:
- the DDIT4 gene encoding DNA damage-inducible transcript 4 protein, with product MPSLWDRFSSSSSSSSLSRTPTPNQPPRSAWGSAAREEGLGRCGSLESSDCESLDSSNSGFGPEEDSAYLDGVSLPDFELLSDPEDEHLCASLMQLLQESLAQARLGSRRPARLLMPGQLVSQVGKELLRLAYSEPCGLRGALLDVCVEQGKSCHSVGQLALDPSLVPTFQLTLVLRLDSRLWPKIQGLFSSANSPFVPGFSQSLTLSTGFRVIKKKLYSSEQLLIEEC from the exons ATGCCTAGCCTTTGGGATCGCTTCTCATCGTCCTCTTCGTCCTCGTCCTTGTCCCGAACTCCCACCCCAAATCAGCCGCCGCGCTCAGCGTGGGGGTCGGCGGCCCGAGAAGAAGGACTCGGCCGCTGCGGGAGCCTGGAGAGCTCGGACTGCGAATCCCTGGACAGCAGCAACAGTGGCTTTGGGCCGGAGGAAG ACTCTGCATACCTGGATGGGGTGTCCCTGCCCGACTTCGAGCTGCTCAGCGATCCCGAGGATGAGCACCTGTGTGCCAGCCTGATGCAGCTGCTGCAGGAGAGCCTGGCCCAGGCCCGACTGGGCTCGCGGCGCCCCGCGCGCCTGCTGATGCCGGGTCAGCTGGTGAGCCAGGTGGGCAAAGAACTACTGCGCCTGGCCTACAGCGAGCCGTGCGGCCTGCGAGGGGCGCTGCTGGACGTCTGCGTAGAGCAGGGCAAGAGCTGCCACAGCGTGGGGCAACTGGCCCTCGACCCCAGCCTGGTGCCCACCTTCCAGCTGACCCTCGTGCTGCGCCTGGACTCACGCCTCTGGCCCAAGATCCAGGGGTTGTTTAGCTCTGCCAACTCTCCCTTCGTCCCTGGCTTCAGCCAGTCCCTGACGCTGAGCACTGGCTTCAGAGTAATCAAGAAGAAACTGTACAGCTCGGAGCAACTTCTCATCGAGGAGTGTTGA